The following are from one region of the Petrotoga mobilis SJ95 genome:
- a CDS encoding HDIG domain-containing metalloprotein has translation MKNKNADNNKRISKNLFQKVNLFFSKNKGFIIRIVLFIFLALFTEWLIFNRISLNFQLSFNLVFLVFWIFIGEFLLPKNKMFKLHPLNYWAAFLTPLFFNIILNLFVYKYVNIFAISTILSTLIITLLIDYSTGLISGLIFSAYFGILFGFDLKFTIFLFLPAAVVALSSRKTKRRIEIILPFFWASLTQIIVAYVINLYYTPLDYLVIIESNFLSVLVTMGILPFFEYLTRVYSEIGLLELGNLSNPLLKNLSLKAPGTYYHSMIISNLAESAAEIINGNMVLARVGSYFHDIGKVWRPQFFSENQKNKNPHSDISAKLSSLILNNHVTYGIELAKKHRLPILIEDMIAQHHGTRVKQFFYSEYYNQTGIKDTNMFRYPGPIPQFKEAAILMICDVTEAMVRSMQDLSAVDLNEKLDNLINSLFFEGQLDDCGLTLREVKKIKGRIIRTIMEMNHKRISYPKVEAKELRE, from the coding sequence ATGAAGAACAAAAATGCAGATAATAATAAACGAATTAGTAAAAATCTTTTTCAAAAAGTAAATTTATTTTTCTCTAAAAATAAAGGTTTTATAATTAGGATTGTTCTTTTTATATTTTTAGCTTTATTCACAGAATGGCTCATTTTCAACAGAATCTCGTTGAATTTTCAGTTAAGTTTTAACTTAGTATTTCTTGTATTTTGGATATTTATCGGAGAATTTTTGTTACCTAAGAATAAAATGTTTAAACTTCATCCTTTAAATTACTGGGCGGCTTTTCTAACGCCGCTCTTTTTCAATATAATACTGAATCTTTTTGTTTATAAGTATGTGAACATATTTGCAATATCCACCATATTAAGTACTTTGATAATAACCCTATTAATAGATTACTCTACCGGTTTAATTTCAGGCCTCATATTTTCGGCTTACTTTGGTATTTTATTCGGATTTGATTTGAAATTCACGATTTTTCTGTTTTTGCCGGCAGCAGTTGTCGCACTATCATCAAGAAAGACCAAAAGAAGGATAGAAATAATACTACCGTTTTTTTGGGCTAGTTTAACACAAATTATCGTTGCTTATGTAATTAACTTATACTATACCCCTTTGGACTATCTAGTAATAATCGAAAGTAATTTTTTGAGCGTGTTGGTAACCATGGGTATTTTACCTTTCTTTGAATACTTAACCAGGGTTTATTCAGAGATTGGTTTGTTGGAACTTGGTAATTTAAGCAATCCCTTGCTAAAAAATCTTTCTTTGAAAGCACCGGGAACATACTATCACAGCATGATCATATCAAACTTAGCGGAAAGCGCCGCTGAAATTATCAATGGAAATATGGTTTTAGCCAGGGTAGGTTCTTATTTCCACGATATAGGGAAGGTGTGGAGACCTCAGTTTTTCTCAGAAAACCAAAAGAATAAAAACCCTCATTCCGATATAAGTGCTAAATTAAGTTCTTTGATATTAAACAACCATGTTACCTATGGTATCGAATTGGCAAAAAAACACCGTTTACCTATACTAATAGAGGATATGATAGCACAGCATCATGGCACAAGGGTCAAGCAATTCTTTTACAGCGAATATTATAATCAGACAGGTATAAAAGATACCAACATGTTCAGATATCCCGGACCCATCCCTCAATTTAAGGAAGCTGCCATACTTATGATATGTGATGTAACAGAAGCCATGGTAAGAAGCATGCAAGACTTAAGCGCTGTTGATCTTAATGAAAAACTTGATAATTTGATAAATTCTCTTTTTTTTGAAGGACAGTTGGATGATTGTGGATTAACACTTAGAGAAGTCAAAAAGATAAAAGGCAGAATTATTAGAACCATCATGGAAATGAACCATAAAAGGATATCCTATCCCAAAGTTGAGGCAAAAGAACTTAGAGAGTAG
- the ybeY gene encoding rRNA maturation RNase YbeY: protein MKINVINQQELREINSKKIKDIAKKVLLNEVGKGNFELNILITDDKSITEFNKYRGKSTPTDVLSFSYGLSEPVIGDIVISVESIEKQAPDFGNSFEEEFYYILIHGLLHIVGYDHENSEEDAKKMFEVQDQYFHQLIKDRRR from the coding sequence TTGAAAATAAACGTTATAAACCAACAAGAGTTAAGAGAGATAAACAGTAAAAAAATCAAAGATATCGCCAAAAAAGTACTTCTAAACGAGGTTGGCAAAGGAAATTTCGAATTAAACATACTAATCACCGACGATAAAAGTATAACTGAATTCAATAAATACAGAGGTAAAAGTACGCCGACGGATGTTTTATCCTTTTCTTATGGTTTAAGCGAACCTGTAATTGGAGATATTGTTATTTCTGTTGAAAGTATAGAAAAACAAGCGCCTGATTTTGGGAATTCTTTTGAAGAAGAATTCTATTATATACTTATTCATGGCTTACTACATATCGTTGGTTACGATCATGAAAACTCTGAAGAAGATGCCAAAAAGATGTTTGAAGTTCAAGATCAATATTTTCATCAATTAATCAAAGACAGGAGGAGATAG